A portion of the Candidatus Zixiibacteriota bacterium genome contains these proteins:
- a CDS encoding UvrD-helicase domain-containing protein: MTPDQIIEKLNPVQKEAVITTEGPLLIIAGAGSGKTRVLTSRVAYILARRLAQPFNIMAVTFTNKAANEMKERIAGLLGETPQALTVSTFHSFCARLLRHEASAIGYPSNFSIFDEDDAIALIRTCIDDLKFNRNQFTPSSLKHKISAAKNRMEDADAFAAKASGYFETRTAEIYLRYSERLRQCAAFDFDDLIFQSVRLLETSENIRRKYQERFKYILVDEYQDTNHSQYKLLRHLVGPEQNICVVGDEDQSIYGWRGADISNILNFEADFPGARVIKLEQNYRSTEVILQAASTVIANNLDRKGKTLWTEQKSGDLLRLFFTDSSHDEAVVVVSEIESNLNRTPLKETVILYRTNAQSRAFEEILKQKSIPYQIIGGISFYQRREIKDLVAYLKLLVNSKDDISFLRIINYPRRGLGESSLNKLSELASSKGSSLYETALEIETFDDFPARPKAAIAKFVETIEKYRELKSSAIVADLIQALIDEIRLVKALLEEDPLLAENRIENINEFVAGAREFARAAAEPSLDSFLSEISLYTDIDEYNEIEDKLTLMTLHAAKGLEFEAVFIVGLEEGLFPLGRSLENAKDLEEERRLFYVGATRAKKHLYLTMADERNRYGMMQTIPSRFIKELPSELLVVDDRRRGRGGSQTWEDAASGAGAAGERRYEYESDEYSLAGRIVQHPTFGRGKVLRVEGAGENLRLDIHFSGVGLKKIMAKYAKLKVVG; encoded by the coding sequence ATGACTCCTGACCAGATTATTGAAAAACTGAATCCGGTGCAGAAAGAGGCGGTTATCACCACCGAGGGACCGCTTCTCATCATCGCCGGCGCCGGCTCCGGCAAAACCCGGGTCCTGACCAGCCGCGTTGCCTATATTCTCGCCCGGCGGCTGGCGCAGCCGTTTAATATCATGGCTGTTACTTTCACCAATAAAGCGGCCAACGAAATGAAGGAGCGGATCGCCGGTCTTCTCGGTGAAACCCCGCAAGCCCTGACGGTTTCAACCTTCCATTCTTTCTGCGCTCGTCTTCTCCGCCATGAAGCCTCCGCTATTGGATATCCGTCAAATTTCAGTATCTTTGACGAAGATGATGCCATCGCGCTTATCCGCACCTGCATCGATGACCTGAAATTCAATCGCAACCAGTTCACTCCTTCGTCCCTTAAGCACAAAATCTCCGCCGCCAAGAACCGGATGGAGGATGCCGACGCCTTCGCCGCCAAAGCCTCCGGCTATTTCGAAACCCGCACCGCCGAAATCTATCTCCGTTATAGCGAACGACTCCGGCAGTGCGCCGCGTTCGACTTTGACGACCTCATCTTCCAGTCGGTGCGGCTCCTTGAGACCAGCGAAAATATCCGTCGCAAATACCAGGAGCGGTTCAAGTATATTCTGGTCGATGAATATCAGGACACCAATCACAGTCAGTACAAACTGCTGCGGCATCTGGTCGGTCCCGAGCAGAATATCTGTGTGGTGGGTGACGAAGACCAGTCCATTTACGGCTGGCGCGGCGCCGATATCAGCAATATTCTCAATTTCGAAGCCGATTTCCCCGGCGCCAGGGTAATTAAACTGGAGCAAAATTACCGCTCTACAGAGGTCATCCTGCAGGCGGCATCGACCGTCATTGCCAACAATCTCGACCGCAAAGGAAAAACTCTCTGGACCGAACAGAAAAGCGGCGACCTCCTCAGGCTGTTTTTCACCGACTCGTCGCATGATGAAGCCGTGGTCGTTGTTAGTGAGATTGAATCCAACCTCAATCGAACACCGCTCAAAGAAACCGTCATCCTGTATCGCACCAACGCCCAGTCGCGCGCCTTTGAAGAAATCCTTAAACAGAAAAGCATTCCTTACCAGATAATCGGCGGCATCTCTTTTTACCAGAGAAGAGAAATCAAAGACCTGGTCGCTTATCTCAAGCTGCTGGTGAACAGCAAAGATGATATCTCTTTCCTGCGCATAATTAACTACCCCCGTCGCGGATTGGGCGAAAGCAGCCTGAACAAACTCTCCGAACTGGCTTCAAGCAAAGGCAGTTCTCTTTACGAAACCGCTCTGGAAATCGAGACATTTGATGATTTTCCTGCCCGGCCTAAAGCGGCTATTGCAAAGTTTGTCGAGACTATCGAGAAATATCGCGAGCTTAAATCAAGCGCTATTGTCGCCGACTTGATACAGGCGTTGATAGACGAAATCAGGCTGGTCAAGGCGCTTCTGGAAGAAGACCCGCTGCTGGCGGAGAACCGGATTGAAAATATTAATGAATTTGTCGCCGGCGCCCGCGAGTTCGCCCGCGCCGCCGCAGAGCCTTCCCTGGACAGTTTCCTCTCCGAAATATCTCTTTACACCGACATAGATGAATACAACGAAATCGAAGACAAATTGACACTTATGACTCTTCACGCCGCCAAAGGGCTGGAATTCGAAGCCGTATTCATCGTCGGTCTCGAAGAAGGACTCTTTCCGCTGGGACGGTCGCTGGAAAACGCCAAAGACCTGGAGGAAGAAAGAAGACTTTTCTATGTCGGCGCCACCCGCGCCAAGAAACATCTTTATCTCACCATGGCGGACGAGAGGAATCGATATGGCATGATGCAGACCATTCCGTCGCGATTCATCAAAGAACTTCCTTCGGAACTGCTGGTCGTTGACGACAGAAGGCGGGGAAGAGGCGGCAGTCAAACCTGGGAGGATGCCGCGTCCGGCGCCGGCGCGGCGGGGGAAAGACGCTATGAGTATGAATCGGATGAATATTCCCTGGCGGGGCGAATTGTTCAACATCCTACTTTTGGCAGGGGGAAAGTGCTGCGGGTCGAAGGAGCCGGCGAGAATCTGAGGCTTGATATTCATTTCAGCGGTGTCGGACTCAAGAAAATCATGGCTAAATATGCCAAGTTGAAGGTTGTCGGCTGA
- a CDS encoding STAS domain-containing protein, giving the protein MKISDEIKGDVAIIHLEGKVMGGPDATMFHGKLHELVNSGKKKVVVDLGKVEWMSSVGLGMLISALTTMKNNNGELRLSNVTKGIQSLLTITRLVTIFETRDTIDEAIKSFKG; this is encoded by the coding sequence ATGAAGATTAGCGACGAAATTAAAGGTGATGTGGCTATTATCCATCTGGAAGGGAAGGTCATGGGTGGTCCCGATGCCACGATGTTTCACGGAAAGTTGCACGAACTGGTCAATTCCGGAAAGAAGAAAGTAGTGGTTGACCTGGGCAAAGTGGAATGGATGAGTTCGGTCGGACTGGGGATGCTGATTTCGGCTTTGACGACCATGAAAAACAATAACGGTGAACTGCGCCTGTCCAATGTGACCAAAGGAATTCAGTCGCTTCTGACTATTACCCGGCTGGTTACCATATTTGAAACGCGCGATACCATTGACGAGGCAATTAAGTCGTTCAAGGGGTAA